ataggaatgggcaataaatgccttgCCAAAttaccagagggcagttcagagtcaaccacattgctgtgggtctgcagtcacaggtaggccagaccaggtaaggatggctgtttcctttcctaaaaggggattagtgaaccaggtggggggAGAACAGGGAACCAAGTCAATAATGGATTTGATACCATTAGATTCCTGATTCAAATATTTATTGATTTGATATCTGCTGCAGTGGAATTCAAGACCTCAAGTCTCTAGATTAGCAGTCTAGTTATAGTACAACTAACACATCACCTTTGCCGAATTGTGCATGGGGACAGATGTGTAGGccagttggattagccatgataaaggCATGATTGAGAGAGGGGTTCAGAAGCTGGGTAGGATGCTCTAAGCctcagtgcaggcttgatgggccaaataaccccTTTCCACACAAAATGATGTTGCTATTCTCAGACCTTTTGTCTCTTACCCCCACCTCcagttactgaattcaaatcaaAGTTGCATAAACAGGAAATGCAAGAATGTCAATAGAAACTGCATTCTGAAAATTGGTATTCAGAAGTAGTTCATGGGGAAATCCACATTGAGAGAGCTACAAGATCCTTCACATTACAATTGGGAACCACAAAACAAAACCCTTTGAATTTGGAACTGAAATCAAATTTAAGAATTAAAAACAGCATGATTATAGCCTGTTGTTACTCTATTCAGACAGCAACTGTACCTAATTATTTCACACAGGAGTCCGACAGAACTGTTACATTTTAGAGAACTACTTCAAAACATGTGGCAgtcaaaataatttattaaatgGCAAAGATAGGTTGAACAAAGATCAGATTAATAGAATTcaaaattcctcctcctcctcttcctcagctATACTGTCAGCACCCACCTCTTCATAATCTTTCTCCAAGGCAGCCATGTCTTCACGAGCCTCTGAGAATTCCCCTTCCTCCATCCCCTCACCCACATACCAATGCACAAAGGCACGCTTGGCATACATCAGATCAAACTTGTGATTGAGACGAGCCCAGGCTTCAGCAATGGCCGTGGTGTTGCTTAGCATACACACAGCTCGCTGCACCTTGGCCAGGTCCCCACCAGGCACCACTGTAGGGGGCTGGTAGTTGATGCCAACCTTGAAACCAGTTGGGCACCAGTCCACAAACTGGATGGAACGCCTGGCCTTAATGGTGGCAATGGCAGCATTGACATCTTTTGGCACCACATCACCACGGTAGAGCAGGCAACAAGCCATGTACTTGCCGTGGCGTGGGTCACACTTGACCATTTGGTTTGCTGGTTCAAAGCAGGCATTGGTGATCTCAGCCACAGACAGCTGCTCATGGTAAGCTCTCTCAGATGAGATGACTGGAGCATATGTCACCAGAGGGAAATGGATACGTGGGTAAGGCACCAAGTTAGTTTGGAATTCTGCCAAATCAACATTTAGGGCTCCGTCAAAGCGGAGAGATGCAGTAATTGATGACACTATTTGCCCGATCAGACGGTTTAGATTGACATAACCTGGATGTTCAACACCCAGGTTTTTGTGGCAGATGTCATAGATGGCTTCATTGTCCACCATGAAAGCACAGTCTGTATGTTCTAGTGTAGTGTGAGTGGTCAGGATGGAGTTGTAAGGTTCCACTACAGCTGTGGAGATCCTGGGAGCAGGATAGATGGAGAACTCCAGCTTGGACTTCTTGCCGTAGTCAACCGAGAGACGCTCCATCAGCAGAGAGGTGAATCCCGAGCCTGTGCCTCCACCAAAGCTGTGGAAGACCAGGAAACCTTGAAGACCTGTGCATTGGTCAGCCTGGAAGAAAAAGAGAAGTTTTGCTGTCAAACAGGAAGAATTACTTTTTCAATTCATTAACATTAGGGTATCACCAGCTAGATTAGCCATTATTGCCCGggagcagttcagaatcaaccacattgctgtggatctggagtcacatgtaggccagaccaggtaaggaaggctgtttccttccccaaaggacattagtgagccagattggCTTCCCCCAACAAAACAACAAGGATTTGTGGTCATTAAATgtttaactccagatatttttgttgaattcaaattccaattccaacatctgctatgctgggattctggattaacagtccctgtgataataccacttagcCATTGCCTCCCATTACTTCTGAGGGGGAAATCATTTTCTTTTG
The window above is part of the Stegostoma tigrinum isolate sSteTig4 chromosome 7, sSteTig4.hap1, whole genome shotgun sequence genome. Proteins encoded here:
- the LOC125454078 gene encoding tubulin alpha chain-like isoform X1 codes for the protein MKRECISIHVGQAGVQMGNACWELYCLEHGIQPDGHRSDAKNASEADDSFDTFFCETGTGKHVPRAIFVDLEPTVIDEIRTGTYRQLFHPEQLITGNEDAANNYARGHYTIGKELIDSVLDRICKLADQCTGLQGFLVFHSFGGGTGSGFTSLLMERLSVDYGKKSKLEFSIYPAPRISTAVVEPYNSILTTHTTLEHTDCAFMVDNEAIYDICHKNLGVEHPGYVNLNRLIGQIVSSITASLRFDGALNVDLAEFQTNLVPYPRIHFPLVTYAPVISSERAYHEQLSVAEITNACFEPANQMVKCDPRHGKYMACCLLYRGDVVPKDVNAAIATIKARRSIQFVDWCPTGFKVGINYQPPTVVPGGDLAKVQRAVCMLSNTTAIAEAWARLNHKFDLMYAKRAFVHWYVGEGMEEGEFSEAREDMAALEKDYEEVGADSIAEEEEEEEF
- the LOC125454078 gene encoding tubulin alpha-1D chain-like isoform X2 — its product is MRECISIHVGQAGVQMGNACWELYCLEHGIQPDGHRSDAKNASEADDSFDTFFCETGTGKHVPRAIFVDLEPTVIDEIRTGTYRQLFHPEQLITGNEDAANNYARGHYTIGKELIDSVLDRICKLADQCTGLQGFLVFHSFGGGTGSGFTSLLMERLSVDYGKKSKLEFSIYPAPRISTAVVEPYNSILTTHTTLEHTDCAFMVDNEAIYDICHKNLGVEHPGYVNLNRLIGQIVSSITASLRFDGALNVDLAEFQTNLVPYPRIHFPLVTYAPVISSERAYHEQLSVAEITNACFEPANQMVKCDPRHGKYMACCLLYRGDVVPKDVNAAIATIKARRSIQFVDWCPTGFKVGINYQPPTVVPGGDLAKVQRAVCMLSNTTAIAEAWARLNHKFDLMYAKRAFVHWYVGEGMEEGEFSEAREDMAALEKDYEEVGADSIAEEEEEEEF